In the Sphingobacterium sp. PCS056 genome, AACCGTTACACTGCTCAAAGATGCCGCAGCAGCTTCGATCTGGGGTACGCAGGCCGGAAACGGCGTTATCGTCATCACGACCAAAAGTGGAAAATACAATCAAAAAGCGACAATAAACCTGACTAGCAATGTGACCATCGGACAAAAGCCGCGGCTGTTTACCCAACGGCAGATGAGCAGTGCCGAGTATATCGAGGTCGAAACCAAGATGTTCGAGATCGGCAGATATAACTCCGCGATCAATAACGGCTATGCCGCCCTATCGCCCGCAGTCGAAATCCTGTTACAGCACCGGAACAATAAAATAAACCTTGACCGGCGTAACGCTATGCTCGATAGTCTGGCGCAATATGATACGCGCCATGATAGGCTAAAGTACCTGTACCGCGTTCCGATAAACCAACAGTACAACCTCAGTATAAGTGGTGGTACGACCGTACAGAAATACTACCTATCTGCCGGTTACGATAAGAACCTGCTTACCGAGGTCGGCAATAGTTTTGAACGGTTCAGCCTGAACGGGCAGAACACGTTCAATCTGCTCAATGACCGACTACAACTGGTCAGTGGTATGCAGTTCACCGGTAATCAGAATGATGCTTCCAAAGGAGCCAACGCAGCCGCTTATAAATGGCCATATTTAAGACTGGCAGATGATGCTGGAAATGCCCTTCCAGTGGCAAATGATCTGCGTTTCTCCTATATCGAAGCCCAAAACGGCAAAGGGCTTTTGGACTGGTATTACCGCCCTTTGGACGAACTGGAACCCAGTAGTTTTACGAATGGACTTAATTTCAGGTTACAGAATACGCTGAGCTACCGGATCATCCCCCAGTTAAGTATTACCGCTTTCCATACCTACCAAAAGGGCGTGAGCAACACGGATAACTACAATTATGCAAATTCGTATTTCACGCGCAATATGATCAACAGCATCACCAGTATCAACAATACGACAGGTGTGGTCACGCGCCCCATTGCCGAGGGTGACATATTGAACAATAGCCGTAGCACCCTGACCGGGCAGTACGGCAGGTTGCAGGCTGCTTTCGATCAGACCTTTGCGCAAAGGCACAGTATCAACGCCATTGCCGGGGCTGAGATCAGCGAGTTTAAAAGCGATAATGCAGCTTATACCCTGTACGGGTACAATCCTGAAACCGGAGCCAATGCCAATGCAGCCATTAACTATACCCAGAGTTACACCAAATATACCGCAGGTACTTTTATCGTTCCAAATGGAATTAGTAACGGTGGTTTGGTCGATCATAATGTCAGCTACTATGCCAATGGGGCTTATACCTACGACAATCGGTACACCCTATCGGCAAGTGCACGCAAAGACCAGAGCAATATATTTGGTGTGAAGTCCAACCAAAAAGGCGTACCACTATGGAGCGTAGGCGGGCTTTGGCATATCGGGCGCGAATCGTTTTATCAGGTAGACTGGCTGCCTACTTTAGCCCTGCGCAGCACCTATGGGTACAATGGCAATGTAGATAAGGCCACATCGGCTTATTTCACAATGCAACTAATCGGCTTTGCGAACGATTACGGCTTTCCTCAATACTATATAAATACTCCGCCGAACCCTTCCTTACGTTGGGAAAAAGTAAGCAATCTTAATTTTGCGATTGAATTTGCCACCGCTAAAAATCGTTTAAGTGGCAGTATAGAATATTACCAAAAGAACGGAAAGGATCTGATCGGGCTTTCTCCGCTTGCCACTCAAACCGGGGCAAACAGTTACAGGGGCAATAATGCCAACCTGCAAACCCACGGGTTAGATGTGCGACTTACTAGCCAAAACCTCACAGGTTCCGGCCTGCAATGGCAGACCACATTCCTGCTAAACTATGTAAAGGATAAGGTAACGGCGTATATGGCAAAGCCAGGCAGCAATAACGATATTGTAGGTAACAATGCCAATCAAACGCCATTAGAGGGTTATCCCTATAGCGCATGGTTTGCGTACCGATGGGCAGGACTGGACGATACGGGCGCACCGCAAAGTTACCTGAATGGCGAGGTTAGCAAAGATTATGGCGCAATGGTAAGCTCAACCAATAGGGATGACATTCTGTATATGGGTTCCCGTGTACCTACTTTGTTCGGTTCTTTGCTCAATACCTTTACATACAAAAACTGGCAGCTTAGCTGTCTACTTACCTACAAAACAGGATATGTATTTAAAAATTCAAATTCATTGAGTAACTCCAACCTGTATGCAACCAGTAATGTAAGTTATACATTAAGTCCCGACTATGCAAACCGTTGGCAGAACCCCGGTGACGAACTATATACCGATGTCCCGGCATTGATCTATCCAACGAATACCAATAGAGATGTAATTTATACAAATTCCGAACTCCACATTTATAAGGGCGATCATTTTCGTCTGCAAGATGCCCGATTGAGTTACAGCTTACAAAAGAGTGCTTTAAATAAACTTCCTTTTAAGCAGTTAAGTCTTTTTGCTTATGGTAGCAATCTAGGCATACTATGGCAGGCAAATAAAGCAGGGTTTGATCCAGATGGTCTGGCTATACAGCAGACACGAAGTTTAGCTTTTGGTCTTAATGCACAGTTTTAGAAAGGAGAAATACGAGATGAAACAATTTTTTACCCTATTTATAGTACTGACAGCCTTATTATCAGGCTGCAAGGAGGATTTTTTAGACACCAAGCCCAATACCAATCTGGTGATACCCCAACGGGTGGAAGATATAGAGATTCTACTGGACAACACTTCGATAAATAAAACCGGTGGTTTAGGACACATGGGCGCGGATGAATATGTATTTGTAGATTACGCGGCTTGGCAGGGAACATTTACAGCTACAGAGCGTAATGCCTATATCTGGGCAAAAGATATTTATGATGGATTGATGACGGTTAGAGACTGGGAACAGCTTTACCTTTCTATTTCATTTGCCAACAATGCACTAAATAGTTTAGATGATTTAAAGCTACCTGTAAATTCCCGAACCAATAATGCCAAAGGTTGGGCGTTGTTTTTGCGCGCCTATGCCTATGCTGACCTGCTTAAAAATTTCTGTCTGACGTATGATGAAGTAACTGCGCAGACAGACTTAGGCTTGCCTATCCGGTTAAGCCCTGCCATTGACGAGATACAGCCCCGCGCCAATTTAGCGGACACCTACACGCAGGTAATTACTGATCTCAAACAGGCGGCCGCTTTGCTGACATCACAGTTTCCGGAAAAGAACAGAAATCGTCCCTATAAAGGCGCCGCATACGCGATGCTTGCACGGGTATATCTGAGTATGAATAAATACACCGATGCGGAAAAGTATGCGGACAGTGCCTTAAATCTTTACAATAAGTTGATTGATTACAATATGGTTTCAACAACCAGTGCCACACCGTTTACCCGTACAAATGATGAAGCTATATTTCAGACCACCACGGTCGGTTATAACATAGTAGCAAATGCAGTATGGAACACCGAGGTGACGGTAAATCCTGATATTATAAATAGCTACAAACCTAATGATTTGCGTTTACAGATTTTTTTTGCAAAAAATCCACAAGGAAATTATTATGTAAAGACAGGGTATTTTGGTGCGGGAGCCTATCCCTTTTCAGGCTTATCAGTTGACGAGCTATACCTGATCAAAGCGGAGTGCCTGGCACGTGCGGGAAAGACAAGCGATGCTATGCAATGGCTTAATAATTTACTGGTAAAGCGTTTTAAAAATACCGTACCCTACGTGCCGCTAACTGCTACCAATCCCGACCAAGCTTTGCAATTAGTATTAGCCGAGAGAAAGAAGGAATTGATCTGGCGCGGCCAACGTTGGAGCGATATTAAACGCTTAAATAAAATTGGTGCAAATATTACATTAAAAAGAGTATTAAACGGTAAAGAATATTTGTTACCGCCAAATGATCTGCGTTATGCATATCCAATCCCGGCCGATGAGATTACATACAGTAACCTAATACAGAATCCCCGTTAAAACCTAATAACATATGAAACAATATATTGTCATCATACTGTCCATAATTTGGACAGCATTTCTGCACGCGCAGACAGATACCAACTACCTGAATGGTAGAATTACCGGTAAAAAATTTAGCCCCGGTAGCAAAATAGATTTTTTGATTTTTAATCCAAATCATATCAATGTATCTCTCAAACCTGATACAGTTCTTACCACAACGATAGATAGTACGGGTAATTTTAATTTAAAATACATTCCCCCTCAACCATTATTTTATATGGGAATGGATTTTTATAACGGAACAGATAGCTTGTTATCATCTTTAAGAAAGGAATTTTTAATCGATCCCTTTATTTGTCAGTCTGGTGATAGTGTGTCTCTTAGCCTGAAAATAATTTCCACTCAAAATAACGGTGGAGGTTTGAGCAATATTGGATGGTTTAGCGGTAAGGGAGCAGACAAGTATAATGTACAATACCTGATAAACCATTATGAAGAAGCAAGCGAACTAAGTGGCCCATATTATTACTACGGAGCATTAAGTAAGGATGAACCAATATTCAACAAAGAAAAGTTTTATTTATTACAGCAAGAGTACCGTTTACATATAGCAGATGCCTTTAAAGGCCATGTCCCCGATACCATACTGACACGAATAAAACGGAACCTTATAGCGATGTCAAAATATCGGTTTACGAGTACATTCTTACATGGCCGATATTCATGGGGCATTAAGGAACATAAGCAAAAAATCATTGATTTTGTCAATGCAGCTCATAGTAGCAAAAGTTTATTTTCGCGTGATGATGAATTAACAGGATCACGCGGATACGCCGATTTTATTTTATTGGCAGATGAACTACGTTACCGTATAAAACATAATATCAGTTATACTGGCGAGGTTAAGTATCTGCACAATAGTGATTTTGCTTCATGGATGTATAATAATATTAAAACTAACTATAGTGGTTCGTTAAGAGAAATATTACTAACCGAATGGTTCAGCAATGGCTATATGCTTAAATATTTTTTTAAAAAAATGGAACCTTTCTTACAGGAAGCGAAAGCAATGCTAAAGCTGGAGGATAACAGGACATTATTAGATAAAATTGCCGAACAGAGCGAAGGAAAAAAAGCATTTCCTTTTAAATTTATTGATGAGAAGGGTAAGATACACACCTTAGAAGACTATAAGGATAAGATTTATGTATTAGATTTTTGGTACACAGGTTGTTTAGGTTGTACGGGTATTCCACCTGTAATGAAAATTATCATGGAAGAATTTAAAAGCAGAAAGGATGTCGTTTTTTTAAGCATAAGTGTGGATCGCTCTATTAAATGGTGGGAATATGGCTTATCTACCGGACTTTATACACTACCCGGTCAAATCCATTTAAAAACCATAGATAGAGGAAAGAACGATCCTTTTATACTGAATTATCAAATTGGTGGTTATCCCAAAGTTATGGTCATAGGTAAAAATGGAGAGCTATTAGCCGTAAATCCTACTGATCCGAGAATTGATAAAGGGAAGGACATTATTGACATGATAAAGATGGCGCTTAAAAATTAATACATAAAGGGACAGCGAACCGTCCCTTTACTATTTAATACATAAATTAAAGGCCGGTATATTTAGCAGATCCTGAACCGGGTACAGGTGTTGCGTCTGTTGGTTTCTCAGGAGAATTTATACCAAAACCTTCTTCAATCAGTTCGGAAGACATCAATACACAGATATTGGGATCTTCTGTCTGACAGTCCTCAAGATTCACCGGATTGGTAAGTAATTCATAATTCCCACCACCACGGTTACCGTAGTAATAGGTTGTCACTTCTTTTTTCACAGGTTCTTTTTTGTCAAAAGCTGCGTTTACGGTAAAGATACCACCAACACATAAAGTGGTTACGATGGCCATTAGGCCGATAGTCTTTTTGTTCATAATCTTAGTTGCTTTTTACGATTTCAAAAAGCATAAAGTATTAATTAGATGCCTACTCTGATCTGGGGTTTTCGGCTTCTCCCTAACAATATTTCAGGCCTAAAATATATGCGGTATATCGATGGCATTGCTGCCAGTGAAAAGAAAGATAAGTTTGTGCTGTTTTCAGAACCTTTAAAAAAAACGTTCTGTTGTCCGTCGGTATGTAATGATACATTTTTAATAACAGCCCGAAGTTTAAAAAAGAGGATGATAAAGTGCAAAGAAAAAACTATCGGGCTGTTTTGCTAACCAGTCTAAAACTTTATAAAATGAACAATGAAAAATTTTAATTTACTTCTAGCATTCAGTAACATGATAAAGTTAAAATGATTTTCTAATACCAGTCAAGAGGGCTGATTTTCAAAACTGTAAGATAAGTCACCATTTCGGTATAAGTCCGCAATTTTTTGGTATAATTCCGCAAATTTTTGGCCTTATTTTGATAAAATTTATCATAATTTAGAACGGTTCTAAGTGTTTTTTAGCATTATTTATATATTCTCTTGTGATAATTAGTAAGAAATTTCTGTTTTCCCCTATTATGTTTTGATACTTTTTGCGAACTTCCACTAATAAAGTATCACGCTTTTCGCCACTTTTATACCCTTCGATAATTGTTTTATTGATCAAAACACCGGGATTGATCTGTATAAATCCGTATGTCGAATAGCGTATTGCTAGATTACCGATACTGTCATTTGCTTTATAAAGATTACCTTCCATACTATTAAAGTAAACCTGTTTACCTGAACGGAAAAAACAAAGTACATCTTTAGCGACATTGAACCTGATAACATCATCTTTCCATTTTATTTCAAGATCGCCATTATCCAAATTGGGACTGGATTCATCTATTTTGAGATTTTGATGCTCAATTTCCCGGTATATTTCTTTTTCACTAGCCAAAATATAATATAACCAGTAATACACACTTAGCAGCGTAAATAGCCCACCTACGATGGGTAGATCAATCCATACAAAGCCGTTCTCAAATATGCTTTGCCCGTTTTCTTTAAAATAGAAATAGAAAAATAAAGCATCGATAAACGAAGGAAGTATAACGCAAAGTATAAATTGCATATACATACGTTTAATTCGTTGTGTACGCCAGTCACAATGCCTGTCAAGTCGTTTGGTAAAGTAATGTACCAGATAAATCAATCCTAATGCGATCGAAAAACTAAGTGCCAACTGGAAATAAAATTCCGGTGAGGTAAAGGCATCCGCAAAATCGGGCGGACGGCCATGAAAAAGAATATAGAGCGCAGCGAAAAGCGCGGCAAATACCCGGAATTTAAGGTTATGGTAGGAAACTGTTGTCATATGCAATGGTTTTAGGGTTAAGCATGGATCACAGTTCATTCAATTTTGGGATAGTCAAGTTACTGAAACCTGACGTAATGTGCAAAAGGATTTCCGTAATGATCGAAAGGGATTGGTTCGGTGCTTACCAAAAAGGAATACGCAAAAAGGAAAGTAAATTTACTTGGACGGTGCAGGTAAACCGGACAAAAGACTACGCCATAATGGGTTGCTCGTAAACTCACAACCCACCCCGGAGGGGACTTATTGCGTTTCCTTTTGCCGGCCTGCCCCTGTCCAAGTGGTTGAAAAGACTTTCTTTTTCCGTTTTCTTTTGGAAAACAGTTTTTTGTGCTTATACGTTTGGGCATTCAAGCGTTCGTACGTGCAAACGCTGAAACGCACGCGCGTACCTGCACAGGACTACAAAACTGATCAACGGGTTTGAAAGCTACATCACCGCGTAAACGATCCGCCTACAAAGCCCGGTTTTTGTCGAGGTCATTTTTCCCGATCACATCTTCGTAAAAAGCTTGGTGTTAATCCATAAAAAAACGGATCGCTGTCTGTCAATAGTGAGGTCAAGTTGTCCGAACTCAGCTTCCTAAAAAACTGTCGCGTCCGACACCGAAAACAGATTGCCGTCTGTCAATAGCAAGGTGTGTTTTTGTCATACAAAAACCTTTTTGTATGACGAAAACCCTTGCCACTATCGTGGTACAGTTTGGCTCCGAAGTCGCTAACCATATTGGTTTGTAACGTTTTAGTCATCAAGGATACTTACTGTAAGAAAAGTAATATAGTTTATGTACGTATTTACACTGCTTTTTGGGACAAACTGCCTTAATTACGGTTTTACCGTAATGCTGTTGAATTTAACAGGGCAATATTTGCAAACGCATTTTAAGATCAATTATGAAAACAATTTTTAAAGTATGGATTTTTATCATCCTGGTGATGCTTGCTGGTTGTGAGCTTAACGAGGAAGTTATCCGCAATGAAAAATATGCGGAAAAAATCAAAATAAGAGAATCATCGCTAGATGTTTTACTTGGAGAAAATAAGTTTGTAGCTGCCTATAATAAAGTTTATGCTACCCGCGATAAATCGCGTACTGTAATGGAACAACAGTACAATTTTACAATCGTACCATATGGCGCAAAAGTTATAGACGATGGTAATAATACTTCCTATACCTTTAAGATTACACGGGAAATTAATAACCCAGATTATTTTGAGAACCTTGTAATTAACGTAGATAGTTTGGGACAAACAAGTGCTTATATTCTAAAATATACACCAAGTGAACCGTTAGCGCCTGCCGCGCATAATTCTTTTAATTTTAAAGGGCAAGTAAAAATAACACCGATTGTGTACAATACTACGGAAACGGGTAAAACAACAATCTGTGTTACGGCGCAAATTTTGATGTGCGATCAGGCATGGAGTTCAACAAACACCGGTGTACACGTTGCTACCAATGACTGTCAGGATCAAAATCACTTATTTTATTCTCCTGTTACAACCTGTTATACTGTTAATGGAGATATTGGCGGTGGCGATTTTGGTGATGACCCTGTTGTTATTGCTCCAATTGGCGGCGGGGGCGGTGACCCTCCGGCAGAAGGCACACCTCCTAATAATTGTCATCGATGCCCGGTTATTATTACTGCACCTGTAGAGGAATGGGTAGAACCGCCTTTACATTGCGAAAAGTTAAATGAACTCCTTAAAAGCTTTAATTTTAAAGAAGCAATAAAAAAATTAAAAACAGAACAGGCTTTAACCGGCGTTAAAGAGCAAGGGTATAATTTATCATATAATGCAAAAGGAAATTTAGTCGTGTCAGAAGTTCCCGAAGCAAATACAGGTGAAAATAACGTAAATTATTCCACTTTCCCATTAGTTTTTGGCGGCATACATTGTCACCTAAACGGTCATTTCTCATTGTTTTCCGGCGCTGATCTGTTTTTATTGGAAAAATTTTATCAAAGGCATAATTACGTTTCAAACGGCGGTGTTTCCAACCCATTAATACCGGTTCATTTACTTGTTTCTAATATGGGCGTATATGCGATATCTGCCGACAATGTTCAAGCGATGGAAAAACTAAGAGAAATTTATTCAAATAATAAAAAACGTGAAAGCTTTGTGAGAGCGTTAGAAAAAAATTATCAAAAAATTGATAACAGTAGTTTTGCATTAGCAAATTATCAAAAAATATTTTTAGAGTTCCTAAAAGACAATGGTTTACAACTTTCATTGTATAAAGCTGACGATAATCTAACAAAATGGACTAAATTAGCTCTCAACGATAATCCTGAGACTAATACAAACAAACCTATTAATGAAATAACCTGTAACTAATATTGATATGAAAATAATTCTTAAATTTTTCCTGTTAGTAGCTTGCTTATCGTGTAAGGCGCAAGTCATAGTACCAATTGCCAGTGATAGTGATGCAGCATACGGAAACAATACTTATAATAAAGATGTTGATAATGATTTTGCTAAATATATTGGTACATGGAAATACCAAAACGGAAATACATCACTTACAATTTCTTTTGCGAAGAAAACATTCGAGTACTTCGAATATAAAAATTACTATCAGGATTTGTTAATTGGTGAATACAAATACATCAGTAACGGGACTGAAATTATAAATACATTATCATTACTTGCTGATAATTCACTAAGTGGTGACGATCATAATATTTCCGGAAATTTAATTTGGAAAAAAAATACTTACCCGGTATGTAATGATTGTACGCAGAATGAACGCAGAATTAAGCTTTCGTTTTATGATCCAGATAGAAGATATTTAAGCAGCTCTATTATTTTACGATATAAAAATGACAACGGTACCGAAAAAATAATTGTTAAAATATATAAAAGCGATAACTCCATTATGCAACCGGATGGGTCTCCGGATGAAATGCGCCTTCCTTATGGAGAGTACATTTTGACGAAGCAACCTTAGAATATCTTAGGAAGTTTGCCACGTTCCTGCAAACGGCCAGATGTCCGGTTGTATCACAAACCGATTTTTCAAGCCCCCTACTCGAATCTCGTGGGCTTAGCTGAAACAAAGATTTATACCTGCTAACTAGTCCAAAAGTTAGCAGGTATTTTTTATACTACCCCATAAATATCCTTCTTACTGTAAAATATTGAAGTACCCAATTATTACCTTCCATAATAACTAAATAGTAGAATTTTGGTAGATAGATTTTGATTAGGTGAATTAATACATCTTACCAGTTTGCCACGTTCCTGCAAACGGCCAGATGAACGGTTGTATCACAAACCGATTTTTCTAGCCCTTCACTCGTTACTCGTGGGCTTAGTTGAAACAAAGATTTATACCTGCTAACTAGTTCAAAAGTTAGCAGGAATTTTTTATAAAAGGGATTTTGATAAAAGTATTTAAAGTCTCAGTATTTCTCTGGATTTGAGTTGTGCACAACCGATAGATAATTTTTCACTGAGTTCTTTTATCCGTATTGCTTCCCTTATTTAATTGATATGTTGAACCGCTTTAACAAGAAGCTTACCCGTTTCAAAATCTTTAAGTTGAGAAAGTAAAAAGACGTAGAAAATACTTGACGAATTTCATTTAAGCAATAAATATCAGTATTTTCTACAAAATCATAAATAACTAGCTTGTTATACGCTTTATAAAACTCAACTTTAAGGCTTCTAAATATTTTACAGGATAGATTTTGATGATAAATCCTAACTTTTACAGCTTTAATCTATTGTAATACAATGAGTAGGATTAAAATTAAACAATAAATTCCTGACATCATCATTTGGGAATCAAAAAATAGGTTAAACAGAAATCGAATTTTAACTCATCAGATACCTAGGACTAGCTATAATTGATGTTTTTGTTATCTTAGCCGCAAATCTTTTTCTGCTAACAGTAAACATTTTTGAATTAAATATGAAACGCGGCACTTGTAATGGTTGTAATTATGATCAAACGATTTTTGACCTTGCTCCTTTCCCCATGTGGATATATGAGATGGAAACTTTTCGTTTTCTCGCAGTAAACAAAGAAGCGATTCGCCAATATGGTTACAGTGAGAGTGAATTTATGATGATGACAATTAAGGATATTCGTCCGGAAGAAGACATTCCGAAACTTGAAATAGCAGTAAAGAAAGCTAAGACACGTACTGAGATTTATAAGGAAAGTCTTTTTAGACACAAGAAACGTAATGGAGATATCCTTTATGTTCAGATCAAAAGTAATCTTATAAATTTTCGAGGTAAGAAAGCAGAGATCGTCACGGCGATTGACCTCACTGAGCGTTATAAAAAGGAGCGAGAAATTTTGGCTCAACAATATTATCTGAAAGCCATTGGTAATATCAATAAGATATTGCTTAAATCCAATGACTGGATCAGATCACTTAGTACCTGTTTCAAAATCATAGGTAATACAATAGATATAGATCGTATATACTTCTTTCAGAATAACTTAAAGAATAAGACTACTTTTCAAAG is a window encoding:
- a CDS encoding TlpA family protein disulfide reductase, translating into MKQYIVIILSIIWTAFLHAQTDTNYLNGRITGKKFSPGSKIDFLIFNPNHINVSLKPDTVLTTTIDSTGNFNLKYIPPQPLFYMGMDFYNGTDSLLSSLRKEFLIDPFICQSGDSVSLSLKIISTQNNGGGLSNIGWFSGKGADKYNVQYLINHYEEASELSGPYYYYGALSKDEPIFNKEKFYLLQQEYRLHIADAFKGHVPDTILTRIKRNLIAMSKYRFTSTFLHGRYSWGIKEHKQKIIDFVNAAHSSKSLFSRDDELTGSRGYADFILLADELRYRIKHNISYTGEVKYLHNSDFASWMYNNIKTNYSGSLREILLTEWFSNGYMLKYFFKKMEPFLQEAKAMLKLEDNRTLLDKIAEQSEGKKAFPFKFIDEKGKIHTLEDYKDKIYVLDFWYTGCLGCTGIPPVMKIIMEEFKSRKDVVFLSISVDRSIKWWEYGLSTGLYTLPGQIHLKTIDRGKNDPFILNYQIGGYPKVMVIGKNGELLAVNPTDPRIDKGKDIIDMIKMALKN
- a CDS encoding SusC/RagA family TonB-linked outer membrane protein, with product MIFFIKSPYAHWRSRARHLLSVIVQQAFKNKIIMRLNIIILTVILACLNLKAEISSAQTISLTVKDKPITTVFNQIRQQTGYMFFYKNSQLKDAANVTLEIKNTPLKEALDRVMDNQPFTYEILDKTIVIKEKEKATRIQQGIDVQGTVLHANGEPLIGATIRTQSGSAITQSNNRGQFTLKNVTEGETLFIAYLGHTTAEVAAKPNIGTVRLQPTTDELEAVNVSVSTGYQSLPKERATGSFTQVDSSLLSRTPSTNIIDRLNGVANGLLIHSGRSYNSTGISIRGRSSILGNTNPLIVVDNFPYGGDLSAINPNDVETVTLLKDAAAASIWGTQAGNGVIVITTKSGKYNQKATINLTSNVTIGQKPRLFTQRQMSSAEYIEVETKMFEIGRYNSAINNGYAALSPAVEILLQHRNNKINLDRRNAMLDSLAQYDTRHDRLKYLYRVPINQQYNLSISGGTTVQKYYLSAGYDKNLLTEVGNSFERFSLNGQNTFNLLNDRLQLVSGMQFTGNQNDASKGANAAAYKWPYLRLADDAGNALPVANDLRFSYIEAQNGKGLLDWYYRPLDELEPSSFTNGLNFRLQNTLSYRIIPQLSITAFHTYQKGVSNTDNYNYANSYFTRNMINSITSINNTTGVVTRPIAEGDILNNSRSTLTGQYGRLQAAFDQTFAQRHSINAIAGAEISEFKSDNAAYTLYGYNPETGANANAAINYTQSYTKYTAGTFIVPNGISNGGLVDHNVSYYANGAYTYDNRYTLSASARKDQSNIFGVKSNQKGVPLWSVGGLWHIGRESFYQVDWLPTLALRSTYGYNGNVDKATSAYFTMQLIGFANDYGFPQYYINTPPNPSLRWEKVSNLNFAIEFATAKNRLSGSIEYYQKNGKDLIGLSPLATQTGANSYRGNNANLQTHGLDVRLTSQNLTGSGLQWQTTFLLNYVKDKVTAYMAKPGSNNDIVGNNANQTPLEGYPYSAWFAYRWAGLDDTGAPQSYLNGEVSKDYGAMVSSTNRDDILYMGSRVPTLFGSLLNTFTYKNWQLSCLLTYKTGYVFKNSNSLSNSNLYATSNVSYTLSPDYANRWQNPGDELYTDVPALIYPTNTNRDVIYTNSELHIYKGDHFRLQDARLSYSLQKSALNKLPFKQLSLFAYGSNLGILWQANKAGFDPDGLAIQQTRSLAFGLNAQF
- a CDS encoding DUF6705 family protein — its product is MKIILKFFLLVACLSCKAQVIVPIASDSDAAYGNNTYNKDVDNDFAKYIGTWKYQNGNTSLTISFAKKTFEYFEYKNYYQDLLIGEYKYISNGTEIINTLSLLADNSLSGDDHNISGNLIWKKNTYPVCNDCTQNERRIKLSFYDPDRRYLSSSIILRYKNDNGTEKIIVKIYKSDNSIMQPDGSPDEMRLPYGEYILTKQP
- a CDS encoding RagB/SusD family nutrient uptake outer membrane protein, which codes for MHSFRKEKYEMKQFFTLFIVLTALLSGCKEDFLDTKPNTNLVIPQRVEDIEILLDNTSINKTGGLGHMGADEYVFVDYAAWQGTFTATERNAYIWAKDIYDGLMTVRDWEQLYLSISFANNALNSLDDLKLPVNSRTNNAKGWALFLRAYAYADLLKNFCLTYDEVTAQTDLGLPIRLSPAIDEIQPRANLADTYTQVITDLKQAAALLTSQFPEKNRNRPYKGAAYAMLARVYLSMNKYTDAEKYADSALNLYNKLIDYNMVSTTSATPFTRTNDEAIFQTTTVGYNIVANAVWNTEVTVNPDIINSYKPNDLRLQIFFAKNPQGNYYVKTGYFGAGAYPFSGLSVDELYLIKAECLARAGKTSDAMQWLNNLLVKRFKNTVPYVPLTATNPDQALQLVLAERKKELIWRGQRWSDIKRLNKIGANITLKRVLNGKEYLLPPNDLRYAYPIPADEITYSNLIQNPR